The nucleotide sequence CCCATTTCCGATAATTCCCCAAATTTTTAAACTTACTTAATAACCCttattttatttctaatataggggttcttttagtaatttcactcattgaaaaattataaCGCTATTgttcaagattttattttatggacTATGATTTGCTATGTTATATTTCTAGACTTATAATCTTGAATAAGATATGTTTGTgtgtttgtaataatattttgtagtttgttttttagtttttttatattttttattataattttcatACGAATATTAAACATAGAGAGATGGGAAATGAGACCCACGAAAAATGTGGAAAACGCGAAGAACGATGATGGGGACAATTATTTCCCCATAGCAAGAAACAGAACGAGAACGGGAATTAATTCTGGGAGCGGAGACGGAGAATAGGGAGGCATTGTCCGCTCCATTGACATCTCTAATTAGGACTATTTTAATAGTTTAGATGTTTTGCAACCATCAAACCTTTTACCGAGTTAGGTTGATATCCTAATTGTTTTTCTAGACTTTCTCTACAGCAAAACGGTAAACGTATACTGCTGAAGAGTGCTACAACAACGAAGTTCATCATGTGAAGAAAAAATATAGCTTCATCACCATAGTAAGACCCATAATAATAATCTTAAAATCAATTTTATCATATAgtccaccaaaaaaaaaaaaatcaattttatcatATGAGTAATTATCACGTTTGTTAATTATCTATATAGTTCTaggatttaatttttcttgcaaaGTTGGGGTATTACGGCTTGAATGAATCCCTAAGTCCTTAACTCAACCTTTTCCAGTTATTGTATGTAAATAATGCAAGACTCCGTGCGATAAAAAATGTGAAATTTATTTCATGTAAATCTCATATTTCAGAAATAAATATTCTCACTCGTATTTTAATAACGTTANNNNNNNNNNNNNNNNNNNNNNTTGATATACAAATCAatgaatatataatttttttaaattataatttctaaaataatCCTTATGGATTATAACAATAGTATTTGAATAATTTTTAGAGTAATCATGATATATATAGGTCTTGTTTATTTTGTCTCTCTACTGTATTCCTCATTTTGCTATTCAAAAACTACAAATCATTGATGGAATATTCCTTATTTTAGTAGTTCAGCATTATCTTAAATCAACTTGAATCAGTCCATACCATCTTTTTGTTCTGATAAATTGGAAGATTTACAATAAAAGCATCTTAAAACATCCAAAGAAAAACACTAGATTtgtcattctattttttttttcttaaaccaaaaattaaatattatggCACATCTTCTATCCAAGGGAATTTTCCTTCAAACACCATTAACACTCCTTTCATATTTTTTAGATACATGATCAAGTTCAATGCTACTACTGTTATCATTGCTACCATCACCAACCCCTTTGTACTTATACCACTTGGCACATACTATAAAGTAACACAAATTAATCACTCCAACACCACCAATTATGAAATAAAAGTAATCTAATCTCCCTTTGTTCAAATCCTGAGGTAACCAATTCCCAGTTGCAGATTTCTCTGTCACTTTATGAATAACTGAAATCAGCAAACTACTCAAATAACTTGATCCAGCAAGGCCACAGAAGAATAGTGATCCTGCAAGGCTTCTCATGTTTTCTGGAAACTGTTTGTAGTAAAATTCAACTTGTCCAACCAATGTGAATGCTTCAGATAACCCTGCTAGTGCTAATTGAGGGATTAGCCATGAACCTGACATTGAAGAAATTGCACCATTTCTTGGCATAATTCCTAGTGGTTTTGTTAGAGCCATTGTTCTTCTTTGCTCTTCAACAATACCAGATACTATCATGCATAGTATTGAGATGAACATTCCAATTCCCATTCTTTGGAGAAGTGTGAATCCACCTTCTTTCTTTGTTACCTGTTACAATAAAGATAAATAGTTATCACTGCTAGGAATAGAAAAGGTTCTAGAATCTTTCTGGCTTGGTTATAATTTTTAACATTTCTTACCCTTTGAAGAAGAGGCACAACTTTCCTGTCATAGATTGGAATCCATATTGTCAAGCTAAGCATGGTGAAGATGGTGTAGGAGGCGGCCGGGATCTGGAAATTGGAGTGGAATACTCGCCGGTCGGATTGAAGGGCTTGGAACACCAGCATCGTGTTCTGTTGGACGAGTGCGACGTAGTAGACGATGCCTGAAAGCCAAATTGGGATCACTCTTAGCAAGCATTTGAGTTCTTCCACCTGCTGTATGCTGCAAAGGTTCCAAGGATCAGATGCAGATCCATCCTGGTTTATATGATCTTGTGGGGTTACAATTGCAGCTTTGTCAAGGAACCTGTtaaaaatctcaacattttcagAACAAATCACTTTCCATGATATTGAAGTCACATGTTCAAAATTTGTGTATCTTTTAGAAGAATCTCTTACTCTTAGTTACCTGAATTGACATGTGTGAGGAAGCTTGGAATTGATAGAGTGTGGAGGCATATAATCAAAAAGTGAAAGCAATGGATCCTGATCAGGTAAATTCAATCCCCTTTTCTTGAAAGAAACAACCACCACTTGAACAATACTAGTTACAGGGCTACCAGTTGCTTTAACCTTCACATATGACTTGCTTCCCAAGTAATAAACGACACACGAAAACAGCATCAATCCGGCAGGGATTCCGAGTCCCACAGCCCAGCTCACATTGGACTGAATATACACAATCAATGACAGAGACACCATCTGTGCAAATGTGAATGTGAAAAAGTACCAATTGAAGAAGCTATTGATTCCTTTCTTTCCTGACTCTGTGTTTGGGTTGAATTGATCTGCTCCAAATGCTAAGTTACATGGCCTTATCCCTGCGGCTCCAACGATAAGGAGCGCAAATCCAGCCAGTAGGAACGTCATTTGGCCGGCGTTTGGTCCTTCGCATATGGTGCTAGAGTTTCCACATTGTGGTGGATGCATGGTCTTGATTGCCGCTGTTAGTTGTATGGTAAGCAAGCCCTGTTTGGAGATACAAACATGAAGTAAATGCATGTTTCAAAGTGAAATTTGTATAATCTTTATTTTTGATATGGTCTTTTAACATATATCTTGTGGTGATTTCAATTCAATTAATGTAAATATGTAGTTATGTGATTTTGAACAGGATGCGCACACATAGGCCAGGCCCGGCTGTGCATTGGCCTAGCCTTGGTGCACATATGCTAGGCCAAGGTGCACGCGGGCCAGGCCTTCATGCTCGCCGACTAGGCCTTAATAACTAAATTCACATTTAACCAAGTTGGGTTAGTCTAGTAGTTAGCTCACTAGTCCTCTTAAGCAAGTGTCGAGAGTTCGAATCCCACCTTGTGCATACAGCAACTCATTGGCCaacggcaaacccttaaatggagttcGGTACCGCGGCGTATCAGTGCTTGGCCTGCCAGGTTGGNNNNNNNNNNNNNNNNNNNNNNNNNNNNNNNNNNNNNNNNNNNNNNNNNNNNNNNNNNNNNNNNNNNTTTAGTTGTACTTGTACTGCAATCCACCACCATGTGATTTTAGTGATTAACTTGCTATTAGGGTTTTGAATTCCATTTTGTGTAAAATGATATCTTTGGTTTATTTGGATCTTTTTGAGTTAACTACTATCCATCAATGATTAAATTGAATTAGGGAATAAAGTGATTTCCAAAGTAAGATACTTAAAGTATGTATTACATACACTTAAATGAATACAATATTAGATTAAATTAATACCAGAAAGGAGGCAACAGTGCAGAATCCAAGAGTCTTGAAGCGACCAAAATATGTGTCACATAGAAAAGCTCCAAGCAAGGTTGATAAACTTGCACTACCATTGAAGATGTTGATGATGTTTGTAGCTGTGATACTATCCAAGTTGAACACTGTTGTAAGATACACTAGCAGGTTTGCTAAGGTTCCAATTGTTCCCAGCTTCTCAAAGGTTTCATTTCCTGCATGAATTTGATTTAATAATAATGTAACAAAGAAGCTAACCTAAGTTTATTTGACTTGCTTACCAATGATGAAGGGCATTACTTTCCATCCCCTGTATTTAATCTTGTTATTTGACTCATCTTGGTTTGTAATAACAACACTTTTCTCATTGTTTTCTAGGCTTTTCCTCTCATTCTTTTCTTCCATGGTTTCTTTTTTGCTAACAAGGTCCATGAATATGGGAATTGCTGCTTAAGAAAACCAAAGAAGAATGAGGATAGAAAGATTAGAACTTCTCAAGTGATGGAGAGAGATCTAAACTACATGCTATTATAAGTAAttccttcctttctttctttctgttcTTTTGGACACTAGCAGTGTTTAATTTATTCTCTCGGTAGCTTGTTATGAATTTATAGGTGTGAAGcgcagttttattttattttattttattttttgttttgcgTTATATTTTCGATTGAAAAAATGATatcatatacttttttttttaatttaataggtTAAAGAttaaatttaaactttatttaacAATTTATCATTAATCAATATATTACTATATACACAAAGTAGAATATGGGAGACTCTAATTGAAGATTTCGTCCTATCTAATAATAAAAAGAATATGAGTCGATTTAGTATATTATGTAAAATAAATAATTCTATTTTTTCCCTTTAAATTTTGGTGTCAATTTAGCAGCGAAGAAAAAAGAGGGGCATGGAGGATAAAATTTGAGAGGGCCTCACCATGTTCTCATCTTCTCATTGTGGGTCTCACCCTTTAACTACAATAATTTAGATAAATTTACACTTTTTCCTAAAAATGAAATTTTCTTTctattaactaaaaaaaaaagtcaaagggTAATGTTTTACTAACATAAGTTCTCAATACATCCATTGCCAGATTCAGAAATTTAAGTTGAAATCTAAAAATTTGTATGATTAACTATTGTATTATATATTTAGTGTTGTTGgtttcttttattatttctaataaaattttgttgagaaaataataaatacGTCTTTGACCTTTTGATTCACagacatttaaatttttaaaaatttgaaaatatatttaagtttttgatctttttaaaatttaaacatatcGATTTCTCATATTCACTTGGGTCAGTCAGAcccaataaaaaaaaatcaaatgtgACTTCTATTGTACTAATCTAGTTGATAGAGATATACACGtgagaaagtttttaaaataggACAAATTAACCTCAAAGATCGATGTGTCCAAATTTTAAAGAGATTAggaacttaaatgtatttttaaatcctCAAAGACTTAAATGTCTGCGGACCAAAAAGTTAGGGATCAATTtatcattttctcaattttgtttaacaaatattatatcaaatagaaatttataataaaaatataattttatattttatgactTGACCTATAAAAATATATTGTTATGAGTGGAAAAAAGCTAAtgatttaaaaagtaaaaaatgagATTTAAACTTAAGTTTTGCAGTATAAAAGGTTTACTAGAAAATTATTAGAATAGTAAGACTATCATTAATTTTTCTTATACCATCTAATTTATAATGAAAGCTTGAAATTTATTAGAGGGGCTATGGCCACCACTTGCCCTCTTGTCCGCCTATGAATATATCCAAATTAAGATTTGGCAATATCTAAAATAGAGTNNNNNNNNNNNNNNNNNNNNNNNNNNNNNNNNNNNNNNNNNNNNNNNNNNNNNNNNNNNNNNNNNNNNNNNNNNNNNNNNNNNNNNNNNNNNNNNNNNNNNNNNNNNNNNNNNNNNNNNNNNNNNNNNNNNNNNNNNNNNNNNNNNNNNNNNNNNNNNNNNNNNNNNNNNNNNNNNNNNNNNNNNNNNNNNNNNNNNNNNNNNNNNNNNNATCGTTAGATgagatttgataaaaaaaataataataaataaacttgAATATAAAAAcacaataaataaaaaagaataatcaTACGAAGCCGAAAATAACACACATGTATGATGACCCTAGTGCATATTGGACTTGAATCAAACAAAACGAGTGGTTGAAACAATGTAATCTCACACGCTTCTTTTAACCAAAATTATTAGATATTGCTTGTTTAATTTGACAATGATTGAATGAATGCTTATACCACCTTAAACTTTCGTGGAATGAATGACTCAAATCATATACACACTTCACTCACAAGTGCAAACAATAATTGTTCCATCCTTTTCAATATATAGAGAGCCAATAAAATatctatacaatgtgtacaatggaataTAGGAATATTCGATTCAGTAGGATATCAGATATTTATTATTTCTGGTATTTAGatagttattctagatagtatagaTGTATTAtgtttgagaaattagtagtattttatcttaaatatttattttttaaattatattaaactaaataaataattcattatacacattgtacaaatattctattaACTCTCTAGTAAAATTCTTTTAATACATATATGTTCATTTGTCAAAACCACTTCTGACCAAATCTTGAGATCATTGGtaagaagatattttttcatGTGAGTTGTTGGCTTGTTGCTTCATGACTACAACATTAACAAACAAAAACGCTATCAGAATGAGTAGTGAGACTCGTGGAAAAAGTTATTACCCTTTTCCCCCTTCATtgaacaaaaaaatagaaaaaaagaaaacttaTGTCTTATATTTGAGTTCATACATTCACTTAGGCTCTTTTGTTTGATGTCTATGTCTTGTCAAGATATAGATTTTATTGTTTAGTTTGTAAGACACAAAAATAAGAAGAACACGCTTATACACAAACATACACAAGATACATATATTTCATGTCTCAAGAAAATAGTGAGACACGAATTTTGGATGATGAATAcgaatttgtatattttttttttaaattattttatcctTATTCATTTTCTGAAATTTCAAATATCTCCCTTTTTTATTACAAACCCTAACCAGGGATTTTTCTTCTGTAATTGTTCTCCACCATCGAAGCTGTACCACCGTCGCACATCATCTCCGTTTCTCACTGACTCTCCTCTGTGATTAATGTAGGCTGTGCTCCGGTAGCGGTGAGCTTGTGTTGTTACTCTGCTGCCTTTGCCTCTTCATCCCGCAGCTACATTAGCCTCCTCCTAGATGTGATTTGCGTCGTTGCCGCTAGTATTTTTCTCTTgtgatatttttgttttaattttgattaTTCATAATATGTGTTATTGTTGATTGAGTGCTATTCTAGTGTTTGGGTATGTGGACTATCGAATTATAAGGCAATGAATTCCTGCGTGTACCTACGGCCTAAACAAAAAAAAGAGTGGACTCGTTTGTTTAAGAAAATTGCTTAGGtcttaaaaaaaaagagttgtAGAAGGAGATTTTGGTGCTGCGATAAATGAAATTCTACTAAAATTTTACTATCAATCTGCTCTTGTTATTAGACCTGATTGTTGATAAAACTAGTGATAAAAATATTGTTCAAATTGCTGATTAATATGTTAATGAAATTGCTTATCAAATTATTAATAGGTTAGctttttaattattatctttGAGGAATGAGAGGACAATTTATTTGTATTGTGTTTATAAAATTGCTTATTAAATTACTTACTAAATTGTTGATCGAATTGTTTGTATTATGTGTTTGTAGAAATTGAATAAGTTGGATGATAATTCTTTGTAGAGATTGATATATTAATTTACAAATTTGGATCTTGTTTCATTGTGATAGTAGTTAGAATCAATTTTGTTTTAGAAAATTATCAATCACCTATCTTAAAgtattatttcctttattttacttAATAAAATTACATATTAAAACTCTtaggaaaaactaccaaaagtacctataaagtttacgaacgctgacaaaagtacccataaactaaggaaattaacgaTGCACCCgtgaaagatgggttccgtatgacaaaagtatccaaatcttaattttttgttaattttttaataaaattcctaaactatcCTACactcaacctcaactcactttttcaacatttcataactcaatttgcaCCAACTCTTGCCATGGAGTCCAAAACTACTCCTACAACAAACCAGACCAAGATcaatggtagtggtggtggtggtagaagATCGGACCTCAACCGATTCACTCATAAGTTTATAATCCATACCCAAACCAAATTAATCAAACACCAAAAAatactcaaaacataaaaattttcaaatccattcatccaatttcaattcactttagcaaaactagaaatagaaaaagccatcaaccataaaaaatcaacaaatccattcatcaaatttgaaatttatttcaacaaaaatcagaattaaaagtAGCCATCAACTGGATCTTCTGTAAATCAATCTCAACCTTCATAAAAAATAGaagcagatttaaaaaaaatagaacagtatcattttagtagtaactaaatcaatttctgaaaagaagaaaaataaaataaaaatgttttaaaaaaaagaaatacattTTTCTTCGCCGGCCGACTGTAACATCGTCAATGGCAGAACCTCCATCCACAGTGCCGCCTCCCTTTTTTCTCTGATTTCTCTTTACTGAACCCGCTTTCTGTATGCAAGAGTACCACGACCCCTCTCTCTTCTCAGGTGTGCGACGACGGTATTCTCCTCGGCTGGGTCAGACACACCACGACGACGTTCTCCTCGGCTACAACAGGTGCGCCACAGCATTCTCCTCAGGTTGGGTCACAGGTGTGCGATGAAGGTGTTGTAGTCACCTTAATAGTGAGAGGGAGAAGCACTGAGAGGGGGAAGAGATTGGCGGTAATGGAGTAGGTGGGTGGCGGACGGCAATGAGGAGGTAGGAGAAGAGTTTCTGTGACTCTATGAGGGTTTTCGAGGGATAAGTGatgagagaggaagaagagaagagagggagtgacGGTAGAATGGGGTTAGGGTGGGGtaatttagaaattttattaaaaaaatcaacaaaaaattaggatttggatacttttgtcatacggaacccatctttcatgggtacagcgttaatttccttagtttatgggtacttttgtcagcgttcgtaaacttcatgggtacttttggtagtttttccaAACTCTTAATTATTTTTCAGCTGATATTTTTATTGATATATATTTAATTAGATTTCAATCATACCTTTTCTATTTTGTTCATTGCATCTAAGCCAGTTGGTTGGTTACTTAATTTTGAAATCTATTAGTATGCTTTGACTTTGATTATGTGAGTATATGCTTATGTAATGTGAATTTTTCCTATTTCTAGTTTAATTGAGTGTTTTTCCTATTCTCTCAAGTTATTAGAGTTCTTCATTTATGtatttagttgttattgtttcttaGGAAGTGATAATGGATCGTTCTGAACAAATTAAGCTATGTGTTGGATATTACTGGATTATGAGAATGCAGTTTGACACGTTAATGCTGCTTTTTTTAGTtactttatatatgtatattaggaaTAGAAGGCGGGGTCATACTTCGATTGGTCGAAGAGTGAATACATTGCTATTAAGGCGAGATGCATTAGATAATATCATTGGGGAGGGTGGAGATAGAATTGCATATGGGAGTTAAGAATGAGCTTAAATGCATTTGCAACTTTATGTGAATTGCTATAAGTTTAAGGTGGATTAGACGAAGACGGTCATGTTGGCATAGGCGAGCAAGTAGCTACTTTCTTAATCATATTAGCTCACCATACCAAAAATCGCAGCATACAAGTTAGGTTCTATAGGTCTGGTGAAACTATTAGTAGGTATTTTCACAAGGTATTGTGTTCGGTTTTGCGTGTCCAAAGTATCTTATCTGCAAAGGCAGACCTTGTATCGGAAGATTGTGTAGATCCAAGATGGAAATGGTTCAAGGTAGGTCGTGTATGTAGCTCCAATTTTTATTGGTCAAGTTAACTCTGCGGGAAATCTAGAATATCAACCAATGTCTTAGGAGTTTGCAATCGGAATATGAATTTCGTCTATGTCCTTAGCGGTTGGGAAGGATCGGCATCTGATTCAAGGATACTTAGGAATGCTATTACTCGACATAATGGCTTGAAAATACCTGTTGGTATGTCTAAATCAATCTTTTGAAAAGAATAATAActatttattatgagaattacAATGTAATTCTTATATTTCTCCATCCTTCTATTTTATGGTGTTATTACTTAGTGGATGCTGGCTATACTAATGGGAGAAGATTTTTATCTCCTTATAGAAATGTCTGCTATCATATGAATGAGTGGGTTCAAGGTCATCGGGCACCACAAAATCGTCTAGAGTTATTTAATAAGAAGCACTCTTCGGCTAGAAACGTGATTGAGCAGTGTTTTGGGTTGCTTAAGAAAAGATGGGCAATTCTATGAAGTCCCTCATTCTATCCTATTAAGGTTCAAAGCCACATTATTATTGCTTGTTGtttgttacaaaattttattCGTATGAACATGGATGTTGATCCTGAAGAAGATGCAACTCTTTTACCAGAACATATACTCGTAGGAGATGACACTATAGTTGATGAAGCTAACACAATTGATGTTGTGGAAAGTAGCCATGAGTGGACTCAATGGCGTGAGGACCTAGCAACTGAGATGTGAGAAATATGGAGAGGAGAACGTGGCGTGTAGAGTTTTTATCTTTGCTAGTTTTGTTATGTATGCAATTTTCCTAGATTATAAATTATTGTATTTGAATTCATTTGAGTTTTTTTCTTTGTGCAATATGTATTTGCCGATTTGGATTCATAACTTGTATTCTAATTAAACATATAATTAGACAagtgtttattttaattattttaatctgtTGTAAATCTGCTGTCATTAGCATAGCAATTTTGCTGTAAttgtttactttattttattgtgCATAAATATTATCTAGCAGCAAATGGCCTCCATACTCCGCCAATGGACTAAACAAGAAACTGAACAATTTGTGGTGTTCATGGAGGAATTGATTGTTGAAGGCAAGAGGGCAGATGCCGGTCAATTTAAACCAGGACCATTTCAAAACCTGGCGGACAAGATGAATGAAAAGTTTTCTGGATGTGGTCTCACTGTAAAGTACATCAGGAATAAACACAAGCGCCTCAAAGAAAAATATATGTTTGTGGCTGAGATGTTGAGTTGTAGTGGTTTTGGGtggaattttgaaaagatgtgtGTTGAAGTGGATAGTAAACAAGTACTAGAAGAATGGGGAAAGGTGTGAATTTTTGCACATTTCATCGTTCCTCTTACAAGTACTTTAATTTTCATGTAATTGTACGTATATGCATTTATAATGTACACTTT is from Arachis ipaensis cultivar K30076 chromosome B01, Araip1.1, whole genome shotgun sequence and encodes:
- the LOC107633645 gene encoding protein NRT1/ PTR FAMILY 2.9 (The sequence of the model RefSeq protein was modified relative to this genomic sequence to represent the inferred CDS: added 14 bases not found in genome assembly), producing MNLVGKKETMEEKNERKSLENNEKSVVITNQDESNNKIKYRGWKVMPFIIGNETFEKLGTIGTLANLLVYLTTVFNLDSITATNIINIFNGSASLSTLLGAFLCDTYFGRFKTLGFCTVASFLGLLTIQLTAAIKTMHPPQCGNSSTICEGPNAGQMTFLLAGFALLIVGAAGIRPCNLAFGADQFNPNTESGKKGINSFFNWYFFTFTFAQMVSLSLIVYIQSNVSWAVGLGIPAGLMLFSCVVYYLGSKSYVKVKATGSPVTSIVQVVVVSFKKRGLNLPDQDPLLSLFDYMPPHSINSKLPHTCQFRFLDKAAIVTPQDHINQDGSASDPWNLCSIQQVEELKCLLRVIPIWLSGIVYYVALVQQNTMLVFQALQSDRRVFHSNFQIPAASYTIFTMLSLTIWIPIYDRKVVPLLQRVTKKEGGFTLLQRMGIGMFISILCMIVSGIVEEQRRTMALTKPLGIMPRNGAISSMSGSWLIPQLALAGLSEAFTLVGQVEFYYKQFPENMRSLAGSLFFCGLAGSSYLSSLLISVIHKVTEKSATGNWLPQDLNKGRLDYFYFIIGGVGVINLCYFIVCAKWYKYKGVGDGSNDNSSSIELDHVSKKYERSVNGV